From Medicago truncatula cultivar Jemalong A17 chromosome 7, MtrunA17r5.0-ANR, whole genome shotgun sequence, a single genomic window includes:
- the LOC11416137 gene encoding uncharacterized protein has product MAGVLGYSGLAPKTKNFIVAGGLTTFVFGAYFYTMRAVGGTDELQVAIDKFEADKSTKEGESSIPSKA; this is encoded by the coding sequence ATGGCTGGAGTATTAGGATATAGTGGCCTGGCGCCTAAGACAAAGAACTTCATAGTTGCCGGGGGtttgacaacttttgttttTGGGGCATACTTCTACACCATGAGAGCAGTTGGAGGTACTGATGAACTGCAAGTAGCAATAGATAAGTTTGAAGCCGACAAGAGCACCAAAGAAGGTGAATCAAGCATTCCATCAAAGGCCTAG